From Neobacillus sp. PS2-9, the proteins below share one genomic window:
- a CDS encoding YqzM family protein, which translates to MNQFEKNVQSKRNDAIDSGVGFGVSFGFFALLFIIATVIKLIGS; encoded by the coding sequence GTGAATCAATTTGAAAAAAACGTGCAAAGCAAACGTAACGACGCTATCGATTCTGGAGTAGGATTTGGGGTTTCTTTTGGCTTCTTTGCTTTATTGTTCATTATCGCAACTGTTATTAAGCTTATCGGTTCATAA
- the holA gene encoding DNA polymerase III subunit delta encodes MVLDIWRRIKKKEIAPIYLLYGTEAYLINETKQLLLNRILDEEEKDFNFSAYDLEETPIDVALEDAETFPFLGEKKVVFLHNPVFLTAEKTKEKVEHDLTKLEAYLKEPAPYTVMVISAPYEKLDERKKITKELKRNAELVEAKKLNEHELKNWVKDRAAGNGIEIEANAVDQLLALVGTNMFMLTTEVDKLALYAADHKRIDVDLVEKLVARSLEQNIFTLIEKVVQRKLDEALRIYYDLLKQNEEPIKILALLAGQFRLIYQVKELSRRGYGQQQIAGYLKTHPFRVKLASGQANKFTDEELAKLMEWLAEADYQMKTGGMNKSLLIEMLLFRLKK; translated from the coding sequence ATGGTATTGGATATTTGGAGGAGAATCAAAAAAAAAGAAATTGCTCCTATCTATTTATTATATGGAACAGAGGCATATTTAATCAATGAAACGAAGCAACTACTTCTTAACCGTATATTAGACGAAGAAGAGAAGGACTTTAATTTTTCTGCATATGACTTAGAGGAGACTCCCATTGATGTGGCATTGGAGGATGCAGAAACGTTTCCTTTTCTAGGTGAAAAAAAAGTTGTTTTTTTACATAATCCCGTATTTTTAACTGCTGAGAAAACGAAGGAAAAGGTTGAACACGATTTAACAAAACTTGAAGCCTACTTGAAAGAACCAGCCCCGTATACGGTGATGGTTATTTCAGCGCCATATGAAAAATTAGATGAGCGAAAAAAAATCACGAAAGAACTGAAGAGAAACGCAGAACTAGTAGAAGCTAAAAAGTTAAATGAACATGAGTTGAAAAACTGGGTGAAGGATCGTGCGGCAGGAAATGGAATTGAAATTGAAGCGAATGCTGTTGATCAATTACTTGCCTTAGTTGGAACAAATATGTTTATGCTAACCACAGAAGTGGATAAGTTGGCTTTGTATGCAGCAGACCATAAAAGAATTGATGTGGATTTAGTTGAAAAATTAGTGGCCCGATCTCTTGAACAGAATATTTTTACCTTAATTGAGAAAGTGGTTCAACGAAAATTGGATGAGGCACTACGGATTTATTATGATTTGCTAAAGCAAAATGAGGAGCCAATTAAAATCCTTGCCTTACTAGCCGGGCAATTTCGCTTAATTTATCAAGTAAAGGAACTCTCTAGAAGAGGGTATGGTCAACAGCAAATTGCTGGTTACTTAAAAACCCACCCGTTTCGTGTCAAATTAGCAAGTGGGCAGGCAAATAAATTTACAGATGAAGAATTAGCTAAACTTATGGAATGGCTGGCTGAGGCTGACTATCAAATGAAAACAGGCGGTATGAACAAATCCTTGCTTATCGAGATGCTATTGTTTCGTTTAAAAAAGTAA